From one Leguminivora glycinivorella isolate SPB_JAAS2020 chromosome 5, LegGlyc_1.1, whole genome shotgun sequence genomic stretch:
- the LOC125226606 gene encoding uncharacterized protein LOC125226606 isoform X4, with product MSAADTLKQHIRKRSCIKGKMTIFSNYLDDFGTITKPTTVQLLDLESRFNKFDALYAAFDALQDEIEMLSESSDSEREDFETKYHELVAGARNLLGARPLTAATLGVAREGSVASFEDCQILEVFSTTSTRAAC from the exons ATGTCGGCTGCAGATACTCTTAAACAGCATATTAGGAAGCGTAGCTGCATAAAGGGCAAAATGACAATTTTTAGTAATTATTTAGACGATTTTGGCACTATAACAAAGCCTACCACAGTCCAGCTGTTAGATTTAGAAAGCAGATTTAATAAATTCGATGCCTTATACGCCGCCTTCGACGCATTACAGGACGAGATCGAGATGCTTTCGGAATCGTCAGACTCGGAACGCGAAGATTTCGAAACAAAGTACCACGAGCTGGTGGCAGGGGCGCGCAACCTGCTAGGCGCGCGACCGCTGACCGCCGCGACCTTGGGCGTTGCACGCGAGGGATCCGTGGCGAGTTTCGAGGATTGTCAG ATTCTTGAAGTCTTCTCTACTACTTCAACCCGGGCAGCATGTTGA
- the LOC125226606 gene encoding uncharacterized protein LOC125226606 isoform X3, which produces MDNINKLHYLRASLKGSALLVIDNLDFKSENYTSAWKLLCSRYDNKRLLVNNHVKELFSVEQIHSESCASIRRLIDVTNKNLRALSTLDEPTEHWDTLIIHMMSEKLDSVTHRAWEEHRNTLSHPPSLEVFITFLSNRADLLETLQESKAIVKVRDNAGNVHTARLLLDNGSFCHFVTESLCDS; this is translated from the exons AtggataatattaataagttacaTTATCTTCGCGCGTCTTTGAAAGGTAGTGCCTTACTTGTCATAGACAACTTAGATTTTAAATCTGAAAATTACACATCTGCTTGGAAGTTATTGTGCAGTAGGTACGATAACAAAAGGTTGCTCGTAAATAATCATGTTAAGGAACTTTTTAGCGTCGAGCAAATTCACAGTGAATCTTGTGCTTCAATTCGACGTCTTATTGACGTTACAAATAAAAACCTACGTGCACTTTCGACATTGGATGAACCAACTGAACATTGGGACACGTTAATTATACATATGATGTCGGAAAAATTAGATAGTGTGACGCATAGGGCATGGGAGGAGCATCGGAATACGCTCTCTCACCCTCCATCCTTAGAAGTATTTATTACTTTCCTTAGCAACCGGGCAGACTTGTTGGAGACTTTGCAAGAAagtaaag CGATCGTGAAGGTGCGCGACAACGCAGGCAACGTGCATACGGCTCGGCTGCTTCTTGACAACGGAAGTTTCTGCCACTTCGTAACGGAATCACTCTGCG ATTCTTGA
- the LOC125226606 gene encoding uncharacterized protein LOC125226606 isoform X2: MDNINKLHYLRASLKGSALLVIDNLDFKSENYTSAWKLLCSRYDNKRLLVNNHVKELFSVEQIHSESCASIRRLIDVTNKNLRALSTLDEPTEHWDTLIIHMMSEKLDSVTHRAWEEHRNTLSHPPSLEVFITFLSNRADLLETLQESKGKNHKFENKNSTNVCIVTTNNSSSSNKKTPNKTFNKQNKKIFTCTVCNQTHFLFNCETFRALPIESRIQKAKESNVCLNCLRPGHLEKSCNLVSCKYCKQRHNTLLHLHESVAHSEPTTSAICNFAASGHDVPQIPQCTTAPHAFLSTAIVKVRDNAGNVHTARLLLDNGSFCHFVTESLCDS, encoded by the exons AtggataatattaataagttacaTTATCTTCGCGCGTCTTTGAAAGGTAGTGCCTTACTTGTCATAGACAACTTAGATTTTAAATCTGAAAATTACACATCTGCTTGGAAGTTATTGTGCAGTAGGTACGATAACAAAAGGTTGCTCGTAAATAATCATGTTAAGGAACTTTTTAGCGTCGAGCAAATTCACAGTGAATCTTGTGCTTCAATTCGACGTCTTATTGACGTTACAAATAAAAACCTACGTGCACTTTCGACATTGGATGAACCAACTGAACATTGGGACACGTTAATTATACATATGATGTCGGAAAAATTAGATAGTGTGACGCATAGGGCATGGGAGGAGCATCGGAATACGCTCTCTCACCCTCCATCCTTAGAAGTATTTATTACTTTCCTTAGCAACCGGGCAGACTTGTTGGAGACTTTGCAAGAAagtaaaggtaaaaatcataaatttgaaaataaaaatagcactaATGTATGTATAGTTACAACTAACAACAGTAGTTCATCTAACAAAAAAACCCCAAACAAAACATTCAATAagcagaataaaaaaatatttacatgtaCCGTGTGCAATCAAACTCATTTTCTCTTCAACTGTGAAACATTCAGAGCCCTTCCTATAGAAAGTCGTATTCAAAAGGCGAAAGAATCGAACGTCTGTCTTAATTGTTTACGGCCTGGGCacttagaaaaaagttgcaatCTTGTGTCATGTAAATACTGCAAACAGAGACATAACACACTTTTACATCTGCATGAATCAGTGGCTCATTCTGAGCCCACGACTTCTGCTATTTGTAACTTCGCTGCATCTGGTCATGATGTACcgcaaataccgcaatgtactACTGCGCCGCATGCTTTCCTGTCCACAGCGATCGTGAAGGTGCGCGACAACGCAGGCAACGTGCATACGGCTCGGCTGCTTCTTGACAACGGAAGTTTCTGCCACTTCGTAACGGAATCACTCTGCG ATTCTTGA
- the LOC125226606 gene encoding uncharacterized protein LOC125226606 isoform X1 encodes MDNINKLHYLRASLKGSALLVIDNLDFKSENYTSAWKLLCSRYDNKRLLVNNHVKELFSVEQIHSESCASIRRLIDVTNKNLRALSTLDEPTEHWDTLIIHMMSEKLDSVTHRAWEEHRNTLSHPPSLEVFITFLSNRADLLETLQESKGKNHKFENKNSTNVCIVTTNNSSSSNKKTPNKTFNKQNKKIFTCTVCNQTHFLFNCETFRALPIESRIQKAKESNVCLNCLRPGHLEKSCNLVSCKYCKQRHNTLLHLHESVAHSEPTTSAICNFAASGHDVPQIPQCTTAPHAFLSTAIVKVRDNAGNVHTARLLLDNGSFCHFVTESLCEERACEENFYRTTTRNEDGRFIVTMPLKEDPAVLGDSFQRAKCRFLSLERKFTREPIFKERYIDFMREYERLGHMTENKEAGCLQSKVNYYLPHHGVLRESSQTTKLRTVFDASALSTSGVSLNQIQMVGPTVQEDLYSILLRFRQHKYIVTGDVEKMYRAIDLHPSQRSLQQIIWRYDSSHPLKTYTLNTVSFGQASAPYLATKCLVSLGSSALDSDVKQSIERDFYVDDYLSGSSTIEDTIRLCKGVISTLKSAQFNLRKFQSNNKYILEQIAPNSETNNILDIASTDRNSSSKTLGLNWICDSDMMSFAISIEFNEIVTKRHILSVISQIFDPLGLVNPCIVEAKIVMQRLWIEKCSWDHEVSQEIKEMWLSFVKTLPLLNYLMVPRWVIADNSVSHEIHVFSDASERAYGACLYIRSIDISGQVQVHLVTSKSKIVPIKPTTIPRLELCGALLAARLCNKVVSSLTLQFSQRRFWCDSTIVLGWLSTPPNNLKSFIRNRVHEIQESTAGHTWSYIPSKDNPADLVSRGVKADQISALSLWWSGPTFLLEPESEWPKMPNTHAKHDLPELITCSLALVDDFSTDRICKLIQDKSRLINLQNIIAYLLRFIHNCKNRNNKLTGHLSVQEVQNALILITQKAQQEMFTDEYAVLKTGKALPNKNRLISLTPFLDTNSIMRVGGRLDNSPYCYDTKHPILLCSKHHLTKIIFRHYHIKCLHAPPRLLLGTIKQTYWPLGGTNLAKNTVNKCVRCLRFKHDTVQPIMGQLPSTRTQLEFPFLHCCVDYAGPVLIADRKGRGCKLIKSFLAIFICNSTKACHIELVTALSSEAYIAALKRFVSRRGLPLSITSDNGTNFVGACNELAQLLMESDLESQVAQEGIEFKFVPAYTPHFNGLAEAAVRSTKHHLKRLLQTTHFTYEEMATCLTEIEAALNSRPLTSFSTDPSDFTALTPSHFLIGRSLMSIPQPQVPDVNINRLERYKRIQLIRQHFWSRFSVEYIGLLQQKLKWQSSSKELKLGSLVLIKDRTLPPLVWSLGRVTQLYPGSDGISRVAEIRTRRGTIRRAYNNICPLPDS; translated from the exons AtggataatattaataagttacaTTATCTTCGCGCGTCTTTGAAAGGTAGTGCCTTACTTGTCATAGACAACTTAGATTTTAAATCTGAAAATTACACATCTGCTTGGAAGTTATTGTGCAGTAGGTACGATAACAAAAGGTTGCTCGTAAATAATCATGTTAAGGAACTTTTTAGCGTCGAGCAAATTCACAGTGAATCTTGTGCTTCAATTCGACGTCTTATTGACGTTACAAATAAAAACCTACGTGCACTTTCGACATTGGATGAACCAACTGAACATTGGGACACGTTAATTATACATATGATGTCGGAAAAATTAGATAGTGTGACGCATAGGGCATGGGAGGAGCATCGGAATACGCTCTCTCACCCTCCATCCTTAGAAGTATTTATTACTTTCCTTAGCAACCGGGCAGACTTGTTGGAGACTTTGCAAGAAagtaaaggtaaaaatcataaatttgaaaataaaaatagcactaATGTATGTATAGTTACAACTAACAACAGTAGTTCATCTAACAAAAAAACCCCAAACAAAACATTCAATAagcagaataaaaaaatatttacatgtaCCGTGTGCAATCAAACTCATTTTCTCTTCAACTGTGAAACATTCAGAGCCCTTCCTATAGAAAGTCGTATTCAAAAGGCGAAAGAATCGAACGTCTGTCTTAATTGTTTACGGCCTGGGCacttagaaaaaagttgcaatCTTGTGTCATGTAAATACTGCAAACAGAGACATAACACACTTTTACATCTGCATGAATCAGTGGCTCATTCTGAGCCCACGACTTCTGCTATTTGTAACTTCGCTGCATCTGGTCATGATGTACcgcaaataccgcaatgtactACTGCGCCGCATGCTTTCCTGTCCACAGCGATCGTGAAGGTGCGCGACAACGCAGGCAACGTGCATACGGCTCGGCTGCTTCTTGACAACGGAAGTTTCTGCCACTTCGTAACGGAATCACTCTGCG AGGAACGCGCTTGTGAAGAAAATTTCTACCGTACTACGACTCGCAACGAGGATGGCCGATTTATCGTCACAATGCCGCTGAAAGAAGATCCTGCTGTCTTAGGAGACTCGTTTCAAAGGGCAAAGTGCCGCTTTCTGTCTCTAGAGCGTAAGTTTACTCGAGAGCCGATTTTTAAGGAAAGGTACATCGACTTCATGCGGGAATATGAGCGTTTAGGTCACATGACTGAGAACAAGGAGGCTGGCTGTCTTCAATCCAAGGTCAATTACTACCTTCCACATCACGGTGTGCTTCGTGAGTCCAGCCAGACTACAAAGCTTCGTACGGTTTTCGACGCGTCAGCACTTTCAACCTCTGGCGTGTCCCTCAACCAGATCCAAATGGTTGGACCAACAGTTCAGGAGGATCTTTATTCCATCTTGCTTCGTTTCCGACAGCATAAGTATATCGTAACTGGTGATGTCGAGAAAATGTATAGGGCGATTGATCTTCACCCCTCTCAACGCTCTCTTCAACAGATAATTTGGCGATATGATTCCTCACATCCTTTAAAAACGTACACTCTTAACACCGTCAGCTTTGGGCAAGCTTCGGCACCGTACCTAGCAACTAAGTGTTTGGTTTCGTTGGGATCTAGTGCCCTCGACAGCGACGTCAAACAATCGATTGAGCGTGACTTTTATGTCGACGATTACTTGAGCGGTTCGTCGACTATCGAGGACACCATTCGGTTGTGCAAGGGCGTCATATCGACACTGAAATCAGCGCAgtttaatttaagaaaatttcaatcGAATAATAAGTATATTCTTGAACAAATTGCACCCAATTCAGAGACAAATAATATTCTAGATATTGCAAGTACCGATAGAAATAGTTCTTCAAAAACCTTAGGTCTAAACTGGATATGTGACTCTGATATGATGTCGTTTGCTATCAGTATTGAATTTAATGAAATCGTCACAAAACGGCACATTCTCTCAGTCATTAGCCAAATATTTGACCCATTAGGCCTAGTTAACCCTTGCATTGTAGAGGCAAAGATTGTAATGCAGAGACTTTGGATTGAAAAATGTTCATGGGATCACGAAGTCTCGCAGGAAATAAAGGAAATGTGGTTATCATTTGTTAAAACATTGCCTCTTCTCAACTATTTAATGGTACCTCGCTGGGTGATTGCTGATAACTCAGTGAGTCATGAAATCCACGTCTTTTCAGACGCTTCAGAGCGTGCATATGGTGCCTGTCTATATATTCGTTCAATTGATATATCAGGTCAGGTGCAAGTGCATCTTGTAACCTCAAAAAGTAAAATAGTCCCCATAAAACCCACCACGATACCTCGACTTGAATTGTGTGGGGCTTTGTTGGCTGCAAGGCTATGTAACAAAGTGGTAAGCTCATTGACTCTTCAATTCAGTCAACGTAGATTCTGGTGTGACTCTACTATTGTTCTGGGGTGGTTAAGTACACCACCAAATAATTTAAAAAGCTTTATTCGCAACAGGGTCCACGAGATCCAAGAGAGCACTGCAGGTCACACGTGGAGCTACATACCGTCGAAGGACAATCCGGCGGATCTTGTTTCTCGTGGGGTGAAGGCTGACCAAATCAGCGCTTTATCCTTATGGTGGTCAGGTCCGACATTTCTGTTGGAGCCAGAATCTGAATGGCCAAAAATGCCTAACACTCACGCGAAGCATGATCTACCTGAGTTGATTACCTGTTCTTTGGCGCTTGTAGATGATTTTAGCACCGATCGTATTTGTAAGTTAATTCAAGACAAATCAAGACTCATAAATTTGCAAAATATTATCGCGTATTTGCTAAGATTCATACATAATTGTAAAAATCGGAACAATAAATTAACTGGTCATCTTTCAGTTCAAGAAGTTCAAAATGCGTTAATTCTAATAACTCAAAAGGCACAACAAGAAATGTTCACTGACGAATATGCTGTTCTAAAAACTGGCAAGGCACTACCTAACAAAAATAGATTAATTTCATTAACGCCTTTCTTAGATACAAATAGTATCATGCGAGTTGGTGGCAGGCTAGATAATTCGCCTTATTGCTATGATACTAAGCATCCAATTCTTTTATGCAGCAAACACCACTTAACAAAAATCATATTTAGACATTATCATATCAAATGTTTGCATGCCCCGCCACGACTCCTACTAGGAACTATAAAACAAACTTATTGGCCATTAGGTGGCACAAATCTTGCGAAAAACACCGTAAATAAATGTGTACGATGTCTTCGCTTTAAACATGACACCGTTCAGCCCATCATGGGGCAGTTACCTTCAACACGAACTCAATTAGAATTCCCTTTTTTACATTGTTGCGTCGACTACGCTGGGCCAGTGTTGATAGCAGACAGGAAAGGTAGAGGCTGCAAGCTTATAAAGTCCTTCTTGGCAATCTTCATCTGCAACTCGACCAAAGCCTGTCACATCGAGCTCGTCACGGCTCTTTCTAGTGAGGCATATATTGCCGCTTTAAAGCGTTTCGTTTCTCGTCGCGGGTTACCATTGTCCATTACAAGTGACAATGGAACTAATTTCGTTGGCGCTTGTAATGAACTGGCACAACTCCTTATGGAGTCAGATCTCGAAAGTCAGGTAGCGCAGGAGGGCATCGAATTTAAATTTGTACCTGCTTATACACCTCACTTCAACGGTCTTGCAGAAGCGGCCGTTCGCTCCACAAAGCATCATCTTAAGCGGCTGCTACAAACTACACACTTCACTTATGAGGAAATGGCGACTTGTCTCACTGAAATTGAAGCAGCGTTAAATAGTCGTCCTCTCACTTCATTTTCCACTGATCCTTCTGATTTTACGGCCTTAACTCCTTCTCACTTTTTAATTGGCCGCTCACTTATGTCTATACCTCAACCACAAGTGCCTGATGTGAACATCAATCGCCTGGAACGATACAAACGAATCCAGCTCATCCGGCAGCATTTCTGGTCCCGATTCTCGGTTGAGTACATCGGTTTACTGCAGCAAAAGCTGAAGTGGCAATCCTCAAGCAAGGAGTTAAAACTCGGATCGTTGGTCCTTATAAAAGATCGGACTCTTCCACCCTTAGTATGGTCTCTAGGGCGCGTAACTCAGCTCTACCCAGGCAGTGACGGGATCAGCAGAGTGGCTGAAATAAGGACAAGGAGAGGAACTATTCGAAGGGCATACAATAACATCTGTCCCCTTCCAGATTCTTGA